One Culicoidibacter larvae genomic window, TAGCATCAATAGCCGCAGCATATGTCAGTGGTTTCATAACCGAACCAACCTCAACCGCCGACTCGTTCAATGGGTTCACATATGATTGAATATCGCGAATATTAGGATCAAAAGACGGTGTTGATGACATTGCTAAAATTTTACCAGTTTTAGGGTCAACAACCATGACCTGAATCCATTCCGGATTATGTTCTGCTTGTACTTTTTTAATATTCTCTTCAACGAAGTTTTGGATTGCTAAATCTAAAGTTAAATAAACATCATCACCATTTTCAGGCTCAACGCGAATCTCCGGCGCTGATGAAATCTTTTGTCCATGAGCATTCTCTTGATATTCATAAGAACCGGCTTTCCCGGCCAACCGTTTATCAAAGACTAACTCAATACCCATACGCCCGATAACTTGTTTAGTTTCCGGATCATAAGTTGCATAACCAATCGTATGTGAGGCAAAAACACCTTGTGGATATTGGCGACTTTGAACTTTAGTTTTTTCAATACCAGTAAGACCTAAAGCCTCAATTTCTTCCATTTTTGTTTGTGATAATCCTCGTCCGTAAGAACCAAGCTCAGTTTGATCGGCTCCTGCCTCTTTTTGAGCATAAAGTAATTCCTTTAGTTCATCTACAGGCATACCAATAACCGGCGCCAATTTCTCAGCTCCGGCATCAATATCTTCCATGCTGGCAACTTCACCAGGCATAGCATATTTATTAGTTAAAACAATACTAATATTATATGTATCTAAATTTTGTGCAACTTTTTGTCCAAAGCGGTCATAAATCGTTCCCCGTTCAGCTGGAAGGATCTCCTTATTGATTCCTCGCCCCTCCGAGAACTCAATTAGGTTATTGCCATTTACATTTTGAAAGATAGCAATAAAGCCGGCACGAAGCGCTACAATTCCGATTAACACAAAAAAGACGATACAAAAAAACTTTATAACTACATTTGAATTTCCGTTGTTCATCTTCATCTTTTTTATCACCTATTCCAAGCAGATATTTTAAGTGTTAATCTCCGCTTTGTCAAATTTGTGTAATTACTAAAACAATAAAAATAGACCAGCCAGCAAACGCGCTGCCTGGTCATTTTTTAATCAGCTAAACTTTGAACGTTACTTCCTTGCTGAGTCATCCCATCCGCTGCAGCAGTACCAAAGATTTCGTTGTATGTTGAGTGTTCACTTATTTTCACTTCAGTTGCTTGATTGGTTACTTGCTGAGTAGTAATCTGCGTTTGCAAATCACCAGTTTCTTTATCTAAAGAAATTTTCATTGATGAGATACTCAAAACCAACATTGGTGTCGCCAACAAGCACACCAATGTGAATGAGTAAATTATTTTTTCTATAAATGAAATTTTCTTACCAAGTTTTTTTAAATTCAACATACGTTGTCCACTCCTTATCTTTGTACTTCAGCTACACGCAATTTTGCGCTATGGGCACGATTATTATCAGTTAGCTCTTGCTCACCGGCAATAATCGGTTTACGATTTATTAATTTCAATTTGGTTAATTCTTCATCTTGCGGTAAAATCGGTAGATTTTTCGGCAATTTTTGTTCATTACTGCTATATTGTTTGAAAATATTTTTAGCAATGCGATCTTCTAATGAATGAAAGCTGATAACTGCAATCCGTCCATGGATTGCGGTTATTTCAATTGCGTCTACTAACGCAGTTTCAAATACGCGAAGTTCATCATTTACAGCAATACGTAATGCTTGAAAAGTTTGCTTGGCCGGGTGGCCTTTTTTTCTTAACACTGCTGCCGGCAATGTTTGCTTAATCAGGTCAACCAATTGAAACGTGGTTTCGATTGGTTGCTCATTTCGCTCACGCTCAATGCTACGTGCAATCTGCTTAGCAAATTTCTCTTCTCCATATACAGTTAAAATTCTATATAAGTCTTGGAAGCTCCAAGTATTAATAATCTGGTAGGCATCCAATTCCTGATGATCATTCATGCGCATATCCAGGCGGGCGTTATGATTATAACTAAATCCTCGCTCACCACGGTCAAATTGCATTGATGATACTCCTAAGTCAAAGAGTATGCCATCAATCTTGTCGACACCAAGCTCAGCTAAGGCTGTTTTTAGTTCAACAAAGTTTCTTTCTACAATAGTAAAGTTACCTGCTATTGCCGATAAGCGTTTGCGAGCAACTTCAACTACGGTGTGGTCTTGTTCAAAACTATAAAGATGACCTTCCGGAATTCGTTTTAAAATTTCGCTGCTGTGACCGGCGGCACCAAGTGTTGCATCTACATATATACCGTCAGTTTTAATCTGTAATGCTTCAATACTTTCATCAAGTAACACACTCGTATGATCCACTAGCCAAACCTCCTACAACTGAATTTCAAAATCAATAAGACTCTCTGCCACTTCCTCGAAATGTTCGAATGAATCAGTGGTAAAAGTATC contains:
- the rsmH gene encoding 16S rRNA (cytosine(1402)-N(4))-methyltransferase RsmH, yielding MDHTSVLLDESIEALQIKTDGIYVDATLGAAGHSSEILKRIPEGHLYSFEQDHTVVEVARKRLSAIAGNFTIVERNFVELKTALAELGVDKIDGILFDLGVSSMQFDRGERGFSYNHNARLDMRMNDHQELDAYQIINTWSFQDLYRILTVYGEEKFAKQIARSIERERNEQPIETTFQLVDLIKQTLPAAVLRKKGHPAKQTFQALRIAVNDELRVFETALVDAIEITAIHGRIAVISFHSLEDRIAKNIFKQYSSNEQKLPKNLPILPQDEELTKLKLINRKPIIAGEQELTDNNRAHSAKLRVAEVQR